GGTACTGGAATTCAACTATCTGATCCGCGTGTATGCTACTCTGTCCGGCAATTTGGTGGATGATCTTCAGGCGCAAGCGGCGGCGCGCGGAGGAATCGAAACGGCAAAAGCTCTTCTTCTGAACGATCTGAAGAACGACATGGACAAGAGCATCCGCGTTGATACGCTGGAGGAAGAGTGGGCGGAAGAAATCGATTTCACAACACCGGCTTCATCTGCGAAAACGAAAATTACCGATGAAATGTCCAAGCTGAATTTGAACCGCCTCATCAAAGGCACTCTCTCGGAAACAGCCATCGAAAGCAAGAACATCGAAATGGTTGAGAACATGAAGTACCTGTTCGAGCTTCTTGATCTCGATCCGGGCCTGGTGGACTGCATCGTCGATTGGATTGACGAAAATGATCAGGAGGAGCCGCTGGGCGCGGAAGATTCTTATTATCAGTCGCTCGATCCGCCGCGATATTGCAAGAACGGCCCGCTGGACAGCGTCGAGGAACTCTTGCTGATCAAGGGGTTTGACGAAGAGATTCTTTTTGGCGATGATGAAAATCCGGGTCTCGCCGCATACGTGACGGTATTTGGGGATCCGAAGGGCCTGGTGAACATAAATACGGCCGACGAGGTGGTTTTATCCGCCGTTCTCAAAAGCGAAGCCGCAGGGTCGTCAGCTTTCGACTCGCGCCAGGATGATCCGTTTGAGACCGCCGCCGATCTGACGGCACGGCTGCCCGATATTGATCCTGCCAGGAAATTTGCGACCGGCAGCTCATATTTCCTCATCACTGCCACCGGCACAGTTCCCGCCGAGGGAGACCCGGTGCGGACGTTGAAAATCAAAACGCTCCTGAAGCGCTCGATGCCGCAGGGGCTGGAAACAAGTGAAAACTATTTGCAGTTGGAAACTGCGTATTGGAAAGTGGAAAGATGATGTTCGAAACCAGAAGCATCGGCATAGACATCAGGCCCGACTCGATAAAGATGGCTGTCGCCTCCCGGCACGGCGGGCGCACGAAAATCCTTGAACTCATAGAAAAGCAGGTTCCCGAGGTCACGGATGAAGAGGGCAAAAAGCTTTTTGGAACCGTGATTCGGGAGGCCTTTGCCGAAAACGAATTGAACGGGGATACGTGCGTCGTTTCGCTGCCGGCGGCCTTTACAATCAACAGGATACTGATCAGTCCGATCGCGGATGAGGGAAAAATCAGGCAAACGCTGAAATTCCAGATGGAGCCGCAGATACCATATCCCGTCGAGCAGGTGATTACGGATTTCATCCCCATCCGAAAGACGGGCGAAGGGACCGAAGTTCTCGCGATGGCGGTCACAAAAGAGATTTTGGCCGAACGCCTGAATATTATGAAGAGCGCCCAGATCGACCCTCAAATCGTCACGGTCGACATTCTGGCGCTGAGCGACTTTTATCTGAACCCGTTCGACTTCTCGGATGACAAGCTCACCGTCCTGCTGCGCCTGGGGTACGAGAACACGTTTCTCGGATTTTTCAGGGGACAGCGGCTTCTCGGTTTTCGCACGCTGGAAGGAATTTCGTTGTCCGATGAACAGGCCGAGCAGAAAATGCTCAAGGAAATACAGCGCTCCCTGTTTACGTATCCGGCCGCGGAGGCGGCGAACAGCGAAATCGGAGTCGTCTGTGTCAGCGGAGCAAACGCGGAAAACTTCAGGAGTCTGTTGCAGAAGAAGCTGCCGGATATCCCCGTAAAAGTCGTTCTTTTCAATGAGAATTCCGTCGCCGAGATTCCCCCGTATCTGCTGGCCGGCTCAGAGGAATTTCAGCTTGCGATCGCCCTTGCGCACGCTGGACTGGGAACCGGCGGCAACAAAATCAATTTCCGGCGCGAAGAATACGCGCCGGCGTCCCTCCTTTCGCGCGTAAAGCCGAACCTGCTGTTCAGCACGGGAATCCTCATTATCGCCCTGGTCGCGTGGCTGATAAACGTGTGGACGTCCAACAGCTATAACGAGCGCCAACTGGAATATCTCAATCAGGAGATGGTGAAGACGTTTGCAGATACGCTGCCAGATGTTAAATCACCGGAAAGCGTGCAGCGGAAAATACGGGAGGAGCAGGAAAATTTCAGGTTGCTGAGAAATTACTCGTCCCGCTATGTGGCGCCGCTGGATGTACTTTCCGAGCTAACGGTAAACATTGCGGAAGGACAGGCGGTCACGTTAAACGACCTTTCGATTTCGGACAACACGTTGCGGATGACCGGCGAAGTCGGCTCATTCGACGACATCAACATATTTAAGAGCAAACTCGATAATTCTCCCCTG
The DNA window shown above is from Candidatus Abyssobacteria bacterium SURF_5 and carries:
- a CDS encoding general secretion pathway protein GspK; the encoded protein is MRKYFIMNNKNYPHMYALGERGMALLLTLLVTIILTVVVLEFNYLIRVYATLSGNLVDDLQAQAAARGGIETAKALLLNDLKNDMDKSIRVDTLEEEWAEEIDFTTPASSAKTKITDEMSKLNLNRLIKGTLSETAIESKNIEMVENMKYLFELLDLDPGLVDCIVDWIDENDQEEPLGAEDSYYQSLDPPRYCKNGPLDSVEELLLIKGFDEEILFGDDENPGLAAYVTVFGDPKGLVNINTADEVVLSAVLKSEAAGSSAFDSRQDDPFETAADLTARLPDIDPARKFATGSSYFLITATGTVPAEGDPVRTLKIKTLLKRSMPQGLETSENYLQLETAYWKVER